From Marinobacterium sp. LSUCC0821, a single genomic window includes:
- a CDS encoding Wzz/FepE/Etk N-terminal domain-containing protein, producing the protein MSKELKPTYQDDEIDLFELIETLWKEKVLIILFTIVSAVGGAGYALLATPKYSVSVNYIVNPKMPASDASDASDASDASDASDVVSRLFAQLPAGWG; encoded by the coding sequence ATGTCTAAAGAGTTAAAACCTACTTACCAAGATGATGAGATTGATCTCTTTGAGTTGATCGAAACTCTATGGAAAGAGAAGGTTTTGATTATCCTCTTTACTATTGTTTCTGCTGTTGGTGGTGCTGGGTATGCGCTTTTGGCTACGCCTAAATATTCTGTTTCAGTAAATTACATCGTTAACCCTAAAATGCCTGCCAGCGATGCCAGCGATGCCAGCGATGCCAGCGATGCCAGCGATGCCAGCGATGTCGTTAGCCGATTATTTGCCCAACTTCCAGCTGGTTGGGGCTA
- a CDS encoding nucleoside-diphosphate sugar epimerase/dehydratase yields MPRSVKRVILVVADALALVFALWSAFALRISEWWPASYLADAWTLFLVTPVLGVLIFIKLGMYRTVLRYMNVKLLQSVALGVFLLVLVLYTSAVIFDIWRVPRSVPIIFGLTAWLYLGGSRLILRSYYHWLSGKISSRHVAIIYGAGSAGAQLALSLQAGGEVKPIAFIDDDRKLQKNIVCGLRVYSPSELVMLVTRYGVDSIMLAMLNVTAAQRRLILESLSKLSVNILTMPTMGELISGKAVDDLREVEIEDLLGRDQVAPDQSLIARSIEGKSVCITGAGGSIGSELARQAVTYGAAKVVLYDQSEYALYAIEAELSLLIRNANPECELLPILGSVLDEVRVTQVLKQYSIQTVYHAAAYKHVPLVEYNVLQGVQNNALGTAVVASVAKKLDIERFILISTDKAVRPTNVMGATKRLAEIVVQRLAAENQSNTRFSMVRFGNVLGSSGSVVPLFKKQIEHGGPITVTHPEINRFFMTIPEAASLVIQSGSMAKGGDVFVLDMGEPVKIADLAKQMIRLSGRTVKDISNPTGDIEVVFSGLRPGEKLYEELLIGNNAAGTKHPKILTADEEFASREELDRVLSGILKAIETNDSHMARQLLIDIVKDFSPSSSNVDLLQNSQSKQINNVIKLG; encoded by the coding sequence GTGATTCTGGTTGTGGCTGATGCTTTGGCTTTGGTTTTTGCGCTTTGGTCTGCCTTTGCTCTGCGTATCTCTGAATGGTGGCCTGCGTCGTATCTTGCGGATGCTTGGACACTGTTCTTGGTAACGCCCGTTCTTGGCGTGCTTATCTTCATAAAATTAGGCATGTATCGCACTGTGTTGCGATACATGAACGTTAAGCTGCTTCAGTCTGTCGCGCTTGGCGTGTTCTTGCTTGTTTTGGTTCTTTATACATCGGCCGTTATCTTTGATATCTGGCGAGTTCCGCGTTCTGTCCCTATTATTTTTGGTTTGACGGCTTGGCTTTACCTGGGTGGTAGTCGTCTTATTCTTCGTAGTTACTACCATTGGTTGTCTGGCAAGATCTCCAGCCGTCATGTCGCGATTATTTACGGCGCCGGCAGTGCCGGTGCGCAACTGGCGCTCTCTTTACAAGCAGGTGGCGAAGTTAAACCCATCGCTTTTATTGATGATGATCGTAAATTGCAGAAGAACATTGTCTGTGGATTACGCGTCTATTCACCAAGCGAACTGGTGATGCTGGTTACCCGTTACGGTGTCGATAGCATTATGCTAGCGATGCTAAACGTTACTGCAGCGCAGCGTCGTTTGATACTGGAGAGCTTGTCTAAACTATCTGTCAACATTTTGACTATGCCAACCATGGGTGAGCTGATCTCTGGTAAAGCGGTCGATGATCTGCGTGAAGTTGAGATTGAAGATCTATTGGGTCGTGATCAAGTTGCGCCTGATCAGTCGCTGATTGCCAGGAGCATAGAAGGTAAGTCCGTTTGTATTACGGGTGCAGGTGGTTCTATCGGTTCTGAGCTGGCACGCCAAGCAGTGACTTATGGTGCTGCTAAAGTCGTTCTTTATGATCAATCTGAGTATGCGCTTTATGCGATCGAGGCTGAGCTTTCATTATTGATACGTAATGCGAACCCAGAGTGCGAGTTACTTCCAATTCTTGGCTCGGTTCTGGATGAAGTTCGTGTCACGCAAGTGCTCAAGCAATACAGTATTCAAACGGTATACCATGCCGCTGCTTATAAGCATGTACCTTTGGTGGAGTATAATGTTCTGCAAGGTGTTCAAAATAACGCCTTGGGTACTGCGGTTGTCGCGTCTGTTGCTAAAAAGTTAGATATCGAGCGTTTTATACTGATATCTACCGATAAAGCGGTAAGGCCGACCAATGTCATGGGCGCAACCAAACGTCTGGCTGAGATTGTGGTTCAGCGCTTAGCTGCTGAGAATCAAAGCAATACCAGATTCTCAATGGTTCGTTTTGGTAATGTGCTGGGCTCTTCTGGCTCGGTGGTTCCTCTGTTTAAGAAGCAGATAGAACATGGCGGTCCTATTACCGTGACACACCCAGAAATAAATCGTTTCTTCATGACCATACCGGAAGCGGCGTCGTTGGTTATTCAATCGGGAAGTATGGCGAAAGGTGGTGATGTCTTTGTATTGGACATGGGCGAGCCTGTTAAGATTGCCGATTTGGCTAAACAGATGATTCGCTTGAGCGGCCGCACGGTTAAAGATATTTCAAACCCAACCGGTGATATTGAGGTGGTATTCTCTGGATTGCGTCCAGGTGAGAAGCTATATGAAGAGCTCTTGATTGGCAATAACGCAGCAGGCACCAAACATCCTAAGATTCTAACCGCCGACGAAGAGTTCGCATCGCGCGAGGAGCTAGATCGAGTGCTGTCAGGCATTCTCAAAGCAATTGAAACCAATGACAGTCATATGGCACGCCAGTTATTGATTGATATAGTGAAAGATTTTTCTCCTTCCAGCTCAAATGTGGACTTACTTCAGAATAGCCAATCGAAGCAGATAAATAATGTCATAAAGCTTGGTTAA